A window of Kiritimatiellaceae bacterium contains these coding sequences:
- a CDS encoding efflux RND transporter permease subunit produces the protein MTLSDLSIRRPVFAWMLMFGLIVFGAISVNRMGVSQMPDIDFPILGIRVSWEGAAPEIMESELVDKIEELVISVDGLKEIRSTIRQGSATVELEFELSRDIDAALQEVQGALAELRLPLNVNPPIVQKNSTEGEPILRLGVSGTQSPRELVDYVETFLLDQLQVIPGVGEVALSGFGERNLRLWVDTEKLKQYELTILDLKQAIEQEHTELAAGYIENSKTEMNLRMMGEGLTVEQVANIPITHRGGQVIQDAVIVLKDVARIEDGLSDVRRLVRISGEPGLSIGISKQRGANEVEVGRLVKVRMAELQQSLPAGMKLQVNVDLTRPVEQAVKATEHELITAAILTALICFLFLGTLSSGFNIILSIPTSIIGTFTVLYFSGFTLNTFTLLGLALAIGIVVDDSIMVLENIVRHFEMGKDKVTAAQDGSREIIFAAIATTAAVVAIFLPVAFMSGVIGRFFFQFGVTMTAAVLLSLLEAITLTPMRLSMMMSHRKKTGWLERSSGAVFGWLNRIYGRMLPVVLKLRWLVLIGALAVFAYSLQLGKTLRREFVPAQDQSYIAVTLRAPVGSSLALTDTRVQDVEAYFKKRPEILRSYTSIGNSTPNQASMGLTLVEKDQRKKSQAELMNEFRKDLSGIKGLKISFQDMSARGLTARRSQAVEFNINGPDYAVLESSVKKIMDRLDKTGLVVDLDNTFRTGMPEVRIFPDRQAAAARGVTMEDIGKTVNAAMGGIRQGKFTRDGRRYDIRLRLTPEDRLSAEDIKALTVRNSYGELIPLGDVVRLENATTLQSISRVNRQRAISVTANLAPGASQATALEQAEKISKEILPPGYTFNLEGGAKTFSESGSGLWIAFLLGIVVAYMVLAAQFNSFIHPFTVLLALPFSITGALVTLWYTNQSLNLYSAIGIILLMGVVKKNSILLVEFMNRKRAEDMPLKEAIVKAAPIRLRPILMTSAATIAAAFPIALGIGVGSETRQPMALAIIGGVFVSTLFTLLVVPCAYFIMARFEKTKHYPDIS, from the coding sequence ATGACGCTTTCCGATCTTTCCATACGCCGCCCGGTTTTTGCCTGGATGCTGATGTTCGGACTGATTGTTTTCGGCGCCATCAGCGTAAACCGGATGGGCGTCAGCCAGATGCCGGACATTGATTTTCCGATTCTTGGAATCCGCGTTTCTTGGGAAGGCGCCGCGCCGGAGATCATGGAATCCGAACTGGTGGATAAGATCGAGGAACTCGTAATCTCTGTGGACGGACTGAAAGAAATTCGCTCAACCATCCGGCAGGGATCGGCCACGGTCGAGCTGGAATTTGAGCTCAGCCGTGACATTGACGCCGCCCTGCAGGAAGTTCAGGGCGCGCTGGCGGAACTGCGCCTGCCGCTGAATGTGAACCCGCCGATCGTTCAAAAAAATTCGACCGAGGGAGAACCGATTCTCCGGCTTGGAGTGTCGGGAACGCAATCGCCGCGCGAACTGGTGGATTACGTCGAAACGTTTTTGCTCGATCAGCTTCAGGTCATTCCCGGTGTCGGCGAAGTCGCCCTTTCCGGATTCGGCGAACGCAACCTGCGCCTTTGGGTGGATACCGAAAAATTAAAACAGTACGAGCTGACTATTCTTGATCTCAAGCAGGCGATTGAGCAGGAGCACACCGAACTGGCGGCCGGATACATTGAAAACTCCAAGACCGAAATGAATCTCCGGATGATGGGAGAAGGCCTGACGGTTGAGCAGGTTGCCAATATTCCCATCACGCACCGCGGCGGACAGGTCATTCAAGATGCCGTCATCGTATTGAAGGATGTCGCCCGGATCGAAGACGGACTGAGCGACGTGCGCCGTCTGGTACGGATTTCCGGCGAGCCGGGTCTGTCCATCGGAATCAGCAAACAGCGCGGCGCGAACGAAGTTGAAGTCGGCCGGCTGGTGAAAGTGCGGATGGCTGAGCTCCAGCAGTCGCTGCCAGCCGGTATGAAACTTCAGGTCAATGTCGATCTGACCCGTCCGGTTGAGCAGGCGGTCAAAGCCACCGAACACGAGTTGATCACCGCCGCCATTTTGACGGCGCTGATCTGTTTCCTATTTCTCGGAACGCTAAGTTCAGGATTCAATATTATCCTCTCCATTCCGACGTCCATCATCGGCACGTTTACCGTTCTCTATTTTTCCGGGTTCACGCTTAATACATTCACCCTACTGGGCCTGGCGTTGGCTATCGGTATCGTGGTGGACGATTCGATCATGGTGCTGGAAAACATTGTCCGCCATTTTGAAATGGGCAAAGACAAAGTCACGGCGGCACAGGACGGATCGCGTGAAATTATCTTTGCGGCCATCGCCACGACCGCCGCCGTCGTCGCCATCTTTCTGCCGGTGGCATTTATGTCCGGCGTGATCGGACGGTTCTTCTTCCAGTTCGGCGTAACGATGACAGCGGCCGTTCTGCTGTCACTGCTGGAGGCGATCACACTCACGCCGATGCGCCTCTCGATGATGATGTCGCACCGCAAAAAAACCGGCTGGCTGGAACGGAGTTCCGGTGCGGTGTTCGGCTGGCTTAACCGCATCTATGGCCGGATGCTTCCCGTCGTGCTGAAATTACGCTGGCTTGTATTGATCGGCGCGCTGGCGGTTTTTGCTTATTCGCTGCAACTCGGGAAAACTCTTCGCCGTGAATTTGTACCGGCGCAGGATCAGTCCTATATCGCGGTCACACTCCGGGCTCCGGTCGGGTCATCGCTGGCTTTGACCGACACACGGGTACAGGACGTGGAAGCTTACTTTAAAAAACGTCCTGAAATTCTGCGTTCATACACATCGATCGGCAACAGTACGCCGAATCAGGCGAGCATGGGGCTCACGCTGGTCGAGAAAGATCAGCGGAAAAAATCTCAAGCCGAACTGATGAATGAATTCCGCAAAGATCTTTCCGGTATCAAAGGACTGAAAATTTCATTCCAGGACATGTCGGCGCGCGGGCTTACCGCACGGCGCAGTCAGGCCGTCGAATTCAACATCAACGGCCCCGACTATGCTGTACTCGAATCTTCCGTCAAAAAAATCATGGACCGGCTGGATAAAACCGGCCTCGTCGTCGATTTGGACAACACGTTTCGCACCGGCATGCCGGAAGTTAGAATTTTTCCTGACCGGCAGGCCGCCGCCGCGCGAGGCGTTACGATGGAAGATATCGGAAAAACCGTCAACGCCGCCATGGGCGGAATCCGGCAGGGAAAATTCACCCGCGACGGACGCCGGTATGACATCCGTCTGCGGCTAACACCTGAAGACCGGCTGAGCGCAGAAGACATCAAGGCGCTGACCGTTCGTAATTCATACGGCGAACTGATTCCGCTGGGCGACGTGGTGCGGCTGGAAAACGCGACGACCCTGCAAAGCATCAGCCGGGTCAACCGCCAGCGAGCCATTTCGGTGACCGCCAATCTGGCACCCGGCGCTTCACAAGCCACCGCGCTGGAGCAGGCAGAAAAAATCTCAAAGGAAATTCTGCCGCCCGGCTATACATTTAATCTGGAGGGCGGCGCCAAAACATTCAGCGAGTCCGGCAGCGGACTCTGGATCGCCTTCCTGCTGGGTATTGTCGTCGCCTACATGGTGCTGGCGGCACAGTTCAACAGCTTTATCCATCCGTTCACCGTCCTGCTGGCTCTGCCGTTCAGTATCACCGGCGCGCTGGTCACGCTGTGGTACACCAACCAGTCGCTGAACCTCTACAGTGCCATCGGCATCATTCTTTTGATGGGCGTGGTGAAGAAAAATTCAATTCTGCTGGTCGAGTTCATGAACCGGAAACGCGCGGAAGATATGCCGCTCAAAGAAGCTATTGTGAAAGCGGCGCCGATCCGCCTGCGACCGATTCTGATGACATCCGCCGCGACGATCGCTGCGGCCTTTCCGATTGCGCTCGGTATTGGAGTCGGCTCGGAAACCCGCCAGCCGATGGCGCTGGCGATTATCGGCGGCGTTTTCGTTTCGACCCTATTCACCCTGCTCGTCGTCCCGTGCGCCTACTTCATCATGGCTCGGTTCGAGAAAACCAAACACTATCCCGATATCAGTTGA
- a CDS encoding type III pantothenate kinase has protein sequence MTAKPAVLVIDIGNTSTSLAVAHGLKLSLVQRTPSSTPALNLRAVPKRAVIASVKPGVNKRWEKFLKQQGVAEILWVNHTVNLGVPVSYPKPETIGADRLANACEAVADYGTPVVVCDFGTALTFDIIKKKEGYVGGIICPGLPLMFDYLAEKTALLPHIKPVKTTHVIGKSTEEAMRIGAHLGYLGMVKEILAQLRKELGRGTKVCATGGFARWVFEGWDHPVPVDPQLTLKGLARIAMLN, from the coding sequence ATGACAGCCAAACCAGCAGTACTCGTTATTGATATCGGCAACACCAGCACGTCGCTGGCGGTGGCACACGGCCTAAAACTCTCATTGGTTCAGCGTACGCCGTCGTCAACGCCAGCGCTAAACCTGCGCGCAGTTCCGAAGCGGGCCGTGATTGCTTCCGTAAAACCCGGCGTCAATAAACGCTGGGAAAAGTTTTTAAAACAACAGGGCGTCGCTGAAATCCTTTGGGTGAATCATACCGTCAATCTCGGTGTGCCGGTTTCATACCCGAAGCCTGAAACGATCGGCGCCGACCGGCTGGCCAATGCCTGTGAAGCCGTTGCTGATTACGGTACGCCGGTTGTTGTCTGCGACTTCGGCACGGCGCTGACTTTCGACATCATCAAAAAGAAAGAGGGCTACGTTGGCGGCATTATCTGTCCCGGACTGCCGCTGATGTTTGACTATCTTGCCGAAAAAACGGCACTGCTTCCGCACATCAAGCCGGTCAAAACCACGCATGTCATCGGCAAAAGTACCGAAGAAGCGATGCGGATCGGCGCACATCTAGGCTATCTCGGCATGGTGAAAGAAATTTTAGCGCAACTCCGGAAAGAACTGGGACGCGGCACAAAAGTCTGCGCCACCGGCGGCTTCGCTAGATGGGTCTTTGAAGGCTGGGATCATCCGGTGCCGGTCGATCCGCAACTGACGCTCAAGGGTCTTGCCCGCATCGCAATGCTCAACTGA
- the nadC gene encoding carboxylating nicotinate-nucleotide diphosphorylase encodes MKIPDILSFSDVKQRIREALAEDLGSGKLDATTFALVPKGEKAKAHLVAREKGILAGGSVAAEVFRQLDSSVKVVQKKKDGAEIKPGDIVLTICGSARAMLVAERTALNFIQRMTGIATITRRYVEEAGNPDVLILDTRKTTPTLRTFEKYAVVCGGGTNHRYGLFDRVLIKDNHLAHWTRVGGTLAEAVTEARKKHPELLVEVEVDTVEQLKEVLTAKPDWVLLDNMPPTVLRKCVKLCAGICKTEASGGVNLKTIRAIAQTGVDAISVGALTHSAPSADLALDFV; translated from the coding sequence ATGAAGATCCCTGATATTCTCTCGTTCTCTGACGTTAAACAGCGGATTCGTGAAGCGCTGGCTGAAGATCTCGGCTCTGGCAAACTCGATGCCACCACGTTCGCGCTGGTGCCGAAAGGTGAAAAAGCTAAAGCCCATCTCGTCGCCCGCGAAAAAGGGATTCTGGCCGGCGGCTCCGTCGCCGCTGAGGTTTTTCGTCAGTTGGATTCATCCGTCAAAGTCGTCCAGAAAAAGAAGGACGGCGCGGAAATTAAGCCGGGCGATATTGTGCTGACGATTTGCGGTTCCGCCCGCGCCATGCTGGTGGCCGAACGGACGGCGCTCAATTTTATCCAGCGCATGACCGGCATCGCGACGATAACCCGTCGCTATGTCGAAGAAGCCGGTAATCCGGATGTGCTGATTCTCGATACGCGCAAAACCACGCCGACTCTGCGGACGTTTGAAAAATATGCCGTCGTCTGCGGCGGCGGCACCAACCACCGCTACGGACTTTTTGATCGTGTGCTGATTAAAGATAATCACCTCGCTCACTGGACACGCGTAGGTGGTACTCTCGCTGAAGCCGTCACGGAGGCACGGAAAAAACATCCAGAACTGCTGGTCGAAGTGGAAGTGGATACTGTTGAGCAGTTGAAAGAAGTTCTGACTGCCAAGCCGGACTGGGTGCTTCTCGATAACATGCCGCCGACGGTACTGCGAAAATGCGTTAAACTGTGCGCCGGTATTTGTAAAACGGAAGCCTCTGGCGGTGTGAATCTGAAAACGATCCGCGCCATCGCCCAGACCGGCGTCGACGCCATATCGGTCGGCGCACTGACTCATTCGGCGCCGTCCGCCGATCTCGCATTGGACTTCGTCTGA
- the leuD gene encoding 3-isopropylmalate dehydratase small subunit, which yields MEKFKTFTGVVAGVDRANIDTDAIIPKEYLKSIKRTGFGAALFSDWRYNNDGSDNPSFVLNKPETAGAQVLIARNNFGCGSSREHAVWAVQQYGFKVVIAPSEGDTPAFADIFRGNCGKNGLLTIEMTSAQVEEIFQTLEKEPGVKATVDLDAQTVTIHAAGDDMVYPFNADPVLRNKLLNGLDDIAQTLQYAADITAYEARH from the coding sequence ATGGAAAAATTTAAGACATTTACGGGTGTGGTCGCCGGTGTGGACCGCGCGAACATTGATACGGACGCGATCATTCCCAAGGAATATCTGAAGTCCATCAAACGGACCGGCTTCGGCGCGGCGCTTTTCTCCGACTGGCGCTACAACAACGACGGTTCGGATAATCCGTCGTTTGTGCTGAACAAGCCAGAAACCGCAGGTGCACAGGTATTGATTGCGCGCAACAACTTCGGTTGCGGATCGAGCCGCGAACACGCCGTCTGGGCGGTTCAGCAATACGGCTTCAAAGTGGTGATCGCACCGAGTGAAGGTGACACGCCGGCTTTCGCCGACATTTTCCGCGGCAACTGTGGAAAGAACGGACTGCTGACCATTGAGATGACTTCCGCGCAGGTGGAAGAAATTTTCCAAACCTTGGAAAAGGAGCCGGGCGTAAAAGCCACGGTCGATCTGGATGCACAGACCGTGACCATCCATGCGGCGGGTGACGATATGGTTTATCCGTTCAATGCCGATCCGGTGCTCCGGAACAAGCTCCTAAATGGTCTGGACGACATCGCTCAGACACTCCAGTATGCCGCCGATATTACGGCGTACGAAGCGCGGCACTGA
- the leuC gene encoding 3-isopropylmalate dehydratase large subunit yields the protein MSKTLFDKIWDAHVVKELGNGEVLLYIDRHLVHEVTSPQAFEGLRLAGRKVRCPERTFATMDHNVPTDENRMNITDPIAKAQVDALTENAATTGVTLFPLGDDRQGVIHIIGPEQGIVLPGMTVVCGDSHTATHGAFGSIAFGIGTSEVEHVLATQTLRQKKPKNYKVEFTGKLQKGVTAKDMVLKLIGIIGTAGGTGCAFEFCGEAIRALSMEGRLTICNMAIEGGARAGLVAPDQVTFDYIAAGNRHYAPKGEALTKAIAEWKKLTTDDGAKFDHVLTIDVSDLAPQVTWGTSPGMVTDVTGKVPALDAVSEYSPADVKAALNYMGLESGMKMTDIQIDTVFIGSCTNGRLEDLREAAAVIKGKKVAKGLRVLVVPGSEAVRYAAEKERLDRVFVEAGAEWRYAGCSMCLAMNPDKLKDKERCASTSNRNFEGRQGKGGRTHLVSPAMAAAAAVAGHFVDIREF from the coding sequence ATGAGTAAAACACTGTTTGACAAGATTTGGGATGCGCACGTCGTCAAGGAGCTGGGTAACGGCGAAGTGCTGCTGTACATCGACCGCCATCTGGTGCACGAAGTGACCAGTCCGCAGGCCTTTGAAGGTCTCCGTCTGGCCGGCCGCAAGGTACGCTGTCCGGAACGGACGTTCGCCACGATGGACCACAACGTGCCGACGGACGAAAACCGGATGAACATTACCGATCCGATCGCCAAGGCGCAGGTTGATGCGCTGACGGAAAACGCGGCAACGACCGGCGTAACTCTTTTCCCGCTCGGCGATGACCGGCAGGGCGTCATTCATATTATCGGCCCGGAGCAGGGCATTGTTCTCCCCGGCATGACGGTAGTTTGCGGCGACTCGCATACGGCGACGCACGGCGCGTTCGGCTCGATCGCGTTCGGCATCGGCACTTCCGAAGTGGAGCATGTGCTGGCGACTCAGACGCTGCGGCAGAAAAAGCCGAAAAATTATAAAGTCGAATTTACCGGCAAACTGCAAAAGGGCGTAACGGCCAAAGACATGGTGCTGAAACTCATCGGTATTATCGGCACGGCGGGCGGCACCGGCTGCGCGTTTGAATTTTGCGGCGAAGCCATCCGCGCGCTGTCGATGGAAGGCCGCCTGACGATCTGCAACATGGCGATTGAAGGCGGCGCACGCGCCGGTTTGGTTGCGCCGGATCAGGTGACGTTTGATTACATCGCTGCCGGAAACCGCCATTACGCTCCGAAAGGCGAAGCGCTGACGAAGGCCATCGCCGAGTGGAAGAAGCTGACTACCGACGACGGTGCAAAATTTGATCATGTGCTGACGATTGACGTGAGCGATCTGGCTCCGCAGGTAACCTGGGGAACCAGCCCCGGCATGGTGACCGACGTGACCGGAAAAGTTCCGGCGCTGGATGCCGTTTCGGAATATAGTCCGGCCGACGTAAAAGCCGCGCTGAATTACATGGGGCTTGAGTCCGGTATGAAAATGACCGACATCCAAATCGACACCGTTTTTATCGGCAGTTGTACCAACGGTCGTCTGGAAGACCTGCGCGAAGCCGCCGCCGTGATCAAAGGCAAAAAAGTTGCCAAGGGCTTACGCGTATTGGTGGTTCCCGGTTCCGAAGCAGTGCGCTATGCCGCCGAGAAAGAGCGGCTCGACCGCGTCTTTGTCGAGGCCGGTGCCGAATGGCGCTATGCCGGTTGCAGTATGTGTCTGGCGATGAATCCCGATAAGCTGAAGGACAAGGAGCGTTGTGCTTCGACCTCCAACCGTAATTTTGAAGGCCGTCAGGGCAAAGGCGGACGGACTCATCTGGTCAGTCCGGCGATGGCAGCCGCGGCCGCTGTGGCAGGTCACTTTGTAGATATTCGGGAGTTTTAA
- a CDS encoding M48 family metallopeptidase, giving the protein MNAYLIFILALLIFNWLLDLIVETLNVRNVSTEIPAEFQGIYDAEKYAKSQRYLRENTRFGQIQAAIMLPLTIAFILLGGFGWINGIAQTASANMIVQGLVFGGILVLLGQLIGIPFSIYDTFVIEEKYGFNKTTPKTFVVDILKGLMLTVLLGAPVFALILWIFSAIANAWLWAWGALAVIQLFIMFIAPVVILPLFNKFTPLEDSELRTKIEEFAAAQKYKLSGIFKIDGSKRSTKSNAYFTGFGKTKRIALFDTLIEKHTVGELVGVLAHEIGHCKLGHIKKGIVISLASSLLMLFILSLFITKQGLYAAFGIEGTPLYAGFIFFGFLYAPISMILGLLGNILSRKHEYEADAFAAETTGEPSALIAALKKLSVDNLSNLTPHPLKVFLEYSHPPVLERIKALRVFCTNQRNGND; this is encoded by the coding sequence ATGAACGCATATCTGATCTTTATCTTAGCCCTGCTGATTTTTAACTGGCTCCTCGACCTGATCGTCGAAACGCTCAACGTCCGGAACGTCTCCACGGAAATACCGGCAGAATTTCAGGGAATTTACGACGCGGAGAAATACGCCAAGTCCCAGCGCTACCTCCGCGAAAACACCCGCTTCGGCCAGATTCAGGCCGCTATCATGCTTCCACTGACCATTGCCTTCATTCTGCTCGGCGGCTTCGGCTGGATTAACGGCATCGCCCAGACCGCTTCCGCTAACATGATCGTCCAGGGACTCGTCTTCGGTGGAATCCTTGTACTGCTTGGCCAGCTGATCGGCATTCCGTTCAGCATCTACGACACCTTCGTCATCGAGGAAAAATACGGCTTCAACAAAACCACCCCGAAAACCTTCGTCGTCGATATACTCAAAGGGCTGATGCTCACCGTCCTGCTCGGCGCGCCGGTCTTTGCGCTCATCCTCTGGATTTTCAGTGCCATCGCCAACGCCTGGCTCTGGGCTTGGGGCGCGCTGGCGGTTATCCAGCTTTTCATCATGTTCATCGCGCCGGTCGTCATCCTGCCGCTCTTCAATAAATTCACCCCGCTGGAAGACAGCGAACTGCGCACAAAAATCGAAGAGTTCGCCGCCGCCCAAAAATATAAACTCAGCGGCATCTTCAAAATCGACGGCTCGAAGCGCTCCACCAAATCCAACGCCTATTTCACCGGCTTCGGCAAAACCAAACGGATCGCTCTCTTCGACACGCTGATCGAAAAACATACCGTCGGCGAACTGGTCGGCGTGCTGGCGCACGAAATCGGACACTGCAAACTCGGCCACATCAAAAAAGGAATCGTCATCTCGCTGGCGTCGTCACTGCTGATGCTCTTCATCCTCTCGCTCTTCATCACCAAACAGGGACTCTACGCCGCGTTCGGCATCGAAGGGACGCCGCTCTACGCCGGCTTCATCTTCTTCGGCTTCCTCTATGCGCCGATCAGCATGATCCTCGGACTGCTCGGCAACATTCTCTCGCGCAAACACGAATACGAAGCCGACGCCTTCGCCGCTGAAACCACCGGCGAACCGTCCGCGCTGATCGCCGCGCTCAAAAAACTCTCCGTCGACAACCTCTCCAACCTCACGCCCCACCCGCTCAAGGTCTTCCTCGAATACTCCCACCCGCCCGTCCTCGAACGGATTAAAGCTTTAAGGGTATTTTGCACAAACCAAAGGAACGGCAATGACTAA
- a CDS encoding RluA family pseudouridine synthase, producing the protein MKREMVFEVPETADGTAVADFLTERFSYHDRAGWCERIKAGVVTVNDQPCVPETPLRTGDRLSYEPDDRPEPPVDFNIGIISDDEDLLLVNKSGNLPCHPGGRYFNHTLWAWLKNEQGLTDFTFVNRIDRETSGLVVIAKNFAASENCRKQFSGRKVVKRYQALVESTDFPAELETAGWLVADTESAIRKKRKFIPGEAARPETLDAEWAETKFRLIKQCGDIALIEAEPHTGRLHQIRATLLALGAPIVGDKLYGVDETLFLRFCKDTLTDADRARLRMDRQALHASGLSFRHPKFGRPVTVDLDLPDDMQLKIFSL; encoded by the coding sequence ATGAAACGGGAAATGGTTTTTGAAGTACCTGAAACGGCGGACGGAACAGCGGTGGCTGATTTCCTCACCGAGCGTTTTTCCTATCATGACCGGGCCGGCTGGTGTGAGCGCATCAAGGCCGGAGTTGTGACGGTTAACGACCAGCCGTGCGTTCCGGAAACTCCGTTGCGGACTGGCGATCGGCTGAGCTATGAACCCGACGACCGGCCGGAGCCGCCGGTTGATTTTAATATCGGCATCATTTCAGACGACGAGGATCTTCTGCTGGTCAATAAGAGCGGCAATCTGCCGTGCCATCCGGGCGGACGCTATTTCAACCATACGCTCTGGGCGTGGCTGAAAAATGAGCAGGGCTTAACCGATTTTACATTCGTCAACCGCATCGACCGCGAAACCTCCGGACTGGTCGTTATCGCGAAAAATTTTGCCGCATCCGAAAACTGCCGCAAACAGTTTTCCGGCCGCAAGGTCGTGAAGCGCTATCAGGCGCTGGTGGAATCGACGGATTTTCCGGCGGAACTGGAAACCGCCGGATGGCTGGTCGCTGACACGGAGTCAGCTATCCGCAAAAAACGGAAGTTTATTCCAGGTGAAGCGGCTCGTCCCGAGACGCTGGATGCCGAATGGGCGGAAACTAAATTCCGGCTGATTAAACAATGCGGCGATATCGCGCTGATCGAAGCGGAACCGCATACCGGACGGCTGCATCAGATCCGCGCCACGCTGCTGGCGCTGGGAGCACCGATTGTCGGCGACAAACTCTACGGCGTGGACGAAACCCTTTTTCTCCGCTTTTGCAAAGATACTCTCACGGACGCCGACCGCGCACGGTTACGAATGGATCGTCAGGCTTTACACGCTTCCGGACTCAGCTTCCGCCATCCGAAGTTTGGACGGCCTGTCACCGTTGATCTCGATTTGCCTGATGATATGCAACTAAAAATTTTCTCGCTTTGA
- a CDS encoding 1-phosphofructokinase family hexose kinase, with product MKILCCGIFPALQRTLEMKSLKLGAVNRVRSVTLSVGGKATNAARVLNTLGGDPLLFGFAGGNNGAVIKRLLDDEGITHAFVGTNAETRTSQTLLADDAHDFTELVEEGPELPAKDWKSLIKKFQMMEKEIIIISGTLPAHAPQEIYAELIQAADGKPVILDTSGKPLLAALEFQPELVKINAAELLKTMNSDNIEDAAQEMIAQGAGAVAITQGSQPALLITREETVQFSVPKVNVVSTLGCGDSVNAGIAFALRKGSSLKEAFVFGLACGASNAMNRLPGVVMPEQIAALVPQIKIQK from the coding sequence ATGAAAATACTCTGCTGTGGAATTTTTCCGGCACTGCAACGAACGCTGGAAATGAAATCGCTGAAGCTCGGCGCGGTCAACCGCGTCCGCTCGGTGACGCTTTCGGTCGGCGGCAAGGCGACCAACGCCGCGCGCGTTCTGAACACGCTCGGCGGCGATCCCCTGCTCTTCGGTTTCGCCGGTGGCAATAACGGCGCGGTGATCAAGCGCCTGCTTGACGATGAAGGCATTACCCATGCTTTTGTCGGAACGAATGCCGAGACCCGTACGTCGCAAACTCTGCTGGCCGATGACGCTCATGATTTCACCGAGCTGGTCGAAGAGGGCCCGGAACTTCCGGCCAAAGATTGGAAATCTCTGATTAAAAAATTTCAGATGATGGAAAAGGAAATCATCATCATTTCCGGTACGCTTCCGGCCCACGCGCCGCAGGAGATTTATGCCGAACTGATTCAGGCGGCGGACGGCAAACCGGTTATTCTGGATACGTCCGGCAAGCCGCTGCTCGCGGCGCTGGAGTTTCAGCCGGAACTGGTAAAAATTAACGCCGCCGAGCTGCTCAAAACAATGAACAGCGACAACATAGAAGACGCCGCGCAGGAAATGATCGCTCAAGGCGCCGGTGCTGTCGCTATCACACAAGGCTCCCAACCGGCCCTGCTGATTACCCGCGAAGAAACAGTTCAGTTTTCGGTTCCGAAAGTGAATGTCGTCAGCACACTTGGTTGCGGAGACTCGGTTAATGCCGGAATCGCTTTCGCGCTCCGGAAAGGCAGTTCGCTCAAAGAGGCGTTTGTCTTCGGGCTGGCCTGCGGAGCATCCAACGCCATGAACCGCCTGCCAGGCGTCGTTATGCCTGAACAGATCGCCGCCCTCGTCCCGCAAATTAAAATTCAGAAATGA